One segment of Proteus appendicitidis DNA contains the following:
- the hemX gene encoding uroporphyrinogen-III C-methyltransferase, which translates to MTEQKNTNDNDLPKDAAKADENVRYQEVKPVNNKRSGLIGSAVAILVILAIGGSLYYYTNQQASKLGVENQSLKSELAQLQQLQNTYQQRFDNIDSMFNSQKQTIDKLQNERQTTERQIQDLQTRFAAISSADVKSWLLAQADFMVKMAGRKLWNDQDVVTAVSLLKGADSSLAEMNDPSLLEIRRAINEDISNLAALTKIDNDGIILQLNQLANQIDNLRLADLERNGSPMDKNDETISGSLSDWKENLSKSWKSFMDDFITIRRRDTAAAPLLAPNQDIYLRENIRSRLLIASQAIPRHQTETYQQSLEAVSTWVRAYFDTSDPSTTAFLDTVSELEKQPITLAMPSELKSQTLLEKRVEKQIRNLLAQNEYTEPQAVEAQDAQAVGAESVQDAAAESITVDTPATQQGE; encoded by the coding sequence ATGACGGAACAGAAAAATACAAATGATAATGACTTGCCAAAAGATGCAGCCAAAGCTGATGAGAATGTCCGCTATCAGGAAGTCAAACCTGTTAATAACAAGCGCTCAGGTCTAATTGGAAGTGCTGTTGCTATCCTTGTTATTTTGGCAATTGGTGGTAGCCTTTACTATTACACCAATCAACAAGCATCAAAGCTGGGTGTAGAAAATCAATCGCTCAAATCTGAGCTTGCCCAATTACAACAACTCCAAAATACCTATCAACAGCGCTTTGACAATATTGATAGTATGTTTAACTCTCAAAAACAAACTATCGATAAATTACAAAACGAACGCCAAACAACAGAGCGCCAAATTCAAGATCTACAAACACGCTTTGCCGCTATTTCGAGTGCAGACGTCAAAAGTTGGCTATTAGCACAAGCTGATTTTATGGTAAAAATGGCAGGTCGTAAGTTATGGAATGATCAAGATGTTGTGACCGCTGTGAGTCTACTAAAAGGTGCTGATAGTAGCTTAGCGGAAATGAACGATCCGAGTTTACTTGAGATCCGTCGTGCGATTAATGAAGATATCAGCAATTTAGCGGCGCTCACCAAGATTGATAATGATGGCATCATTTTACAATTAAACCAGTTAGCAAATCAGATTGATAATCTCCGTTTAGCTGATCTTGAGCGTAATGGCTCCCCAATGGATAAGAACGATGAAACCATTTCAGGTTCACTTTCTGATTGGAAAGAGAATCTAAGTAAAAGCTGGAAAAGCTTTATGGATGATTTTATTACCATTCGTCGCCGTGATACCGCCGCTGCTCCTTTATTAGCACCGAATCAAGATATCTATTTACGTGAGAATATCCGCTCACGTTTATTAATTGCTTCTCAAGCCATACCTCGTCATCAAACTGAAACTTATCAGCAATCACTGGAAGCGGTATCTACTTGGGTACGTGCTTATTTTGATACCTCTGATCCAAGTACAACCGCATTTTTAGATACTGTTTCTGAATTAGAGAAACAACCTATTACGCTTGCAATGCCATCAGAGTTGAAGAGCCAGACACTACTAGAAAAACGTGTAGAAAAACAAATCCGCAATTTACTGGCACAGAATGAGTATACAGAGCCACAAGCTGTTGAAGCCCAAGATGCCCAAGCCGTAGGAGCTGAAAGCGTACAAGATGCTGCAGCTGAAAGCATAACTGTTGATACACCAGCAACACAACAAGGAGAATAA
- the hemD gene encoding uroporphyrinogen-III synthase, whose amino-acid sequence MSILVTRPNPAGKALTQRLIEAGKTAFQAPLIEITAGRELSLLDAKLKGLRAGDCVFLLSKNAVSYANWQLNQLQQSWPDTLSYYGIGQGTAKDFQHVSSLTICYPEQGETSEDLLDLPELNQVKNKQILLLRGNGGRDLLATTLSQRGAIVDECECYQRLFIHYSPEDFALQWEKAQVDTLVVTSGEMLQQLFDLVAESKKAWLLNCHLIVVSERLATIAKTLGWKTVTVAESANNDALFHALI is encoded by the coding sequence ATGAGTATTTTAGTTACTCGCCCTAACCCTGCTGGAAAGGCATTAACCCAACGTTTAATTGAGGCGGGGAAAACAGCCTTTCAAGCACCTTTGATAGAGATCACCGCAGGTCGTGAACTCTCTTTATTAGATGCTAAACTAAAAGGATTAAGGGCGGGTGATTGTGTATTTTTACTTTCTAAAAATGCGGTGTCATACGCAAACTGGCAGCTAAATCAATTACAACAATCATGGCCAGATACGCTATCCTATTATGGAATAGGTCAAGGCACAGCGAAAGATTTCCAACATGTAAGCAGTCTTACAATTTGCTACCCTGAGCAAGGAGAAACCAGTGAAGATCTTCTTGACCTTCCTGAACTTAATCAGGTGAAAAACAAGCAAATATTACTGCTTAGAGGTAACGGTGGTCGTGACTTACTCGCAACAACATTGAGTCAACGAGGCGCAATTGTTGATGAATGCGAATGTTACCAACGCCTATTTATTCATTATTCTCCTGAAGACTTTGCGCTTCAATGGGAAAAAGCACAGGTTGATACGCTTGTTGTCACTAGCGGTGAAATGTTACAACAACTCTTTGATCTGGTTGCTGAATCTAAAAAAGCATGGCTGTTAAACTGCCATTTAATTGTGGTCAGTGAACGATTAGCAACAATAGCAAAAACATTAGGGTGGAAAACTGTCACCGTTGCTGAAAGTGCCAATAATGATGCTTTATTTCATGCATTAATATAG